From the Lathyrus oleraceus cultivar Zhongwan6 chromosome 4, CAAS_Psat_ZW6_1.0, whole genome shotgun sequence genome, one window contains:
- the LOC127076286 gene encoding transcription factor WER, with protein MGRIPKEINKGAWSREEDDILSKYVAIHGEGKWQKVAQNAGLKRCGKSCRQRWLNYLKPGIKRGDISTDEEDMIIRLHRLLGNRWSLIAKRLPGRTDNEIKNYWNTNLSKRLQKQPTSSSFSVSLQNNHNKCGHIAPEAPRPRRLKIVHQYNKILENNNNGSECDQGSDETSIADFLIDNDHQDNLLACDDESNTTNSKIPQMEEDHKKVVSTNSTHNSSSPSDHFHLSSEKFDPLDNLLDVELKKMASFLGLEND; from the exons aTGGGTAGAATTCCTAAGGAGATTAATAAAGGTGCTTGGTCTCGTGAAGAAGATGATATTCTCTCTAAATATGTTGCCATTCATGGAGAAGGAAAATGGCAAAAGGTTGCCCAAAATGCAG GTTTAAAGCGATGTGGAAAAAGTTGTAGACAAAGATGGTTGAATTATCTAAAACCAGGTATAAAGAGAGGCGACATTTCCACAGATGAAGAAGATATGATCATAAGACTTCATCGTCTTCTTGGTAACAG ATGGTCTTTGATAGCTAAGAGATTACCGGGACGAACAGATAATGAAATCAAGAACTATTGGAATACAAATCTATCAAAGAGGTTACAAAAACAACCTACATCCTCATCATTTTCTGTCTCACTTCAAAACAATCACAACAAATGTGGACATATAGCACCAGAAGCTCCAAGGCCAAGGAGATTGAAGATTGTTCATCAATACAACAAAATTTTGGAGAATAATAACAATGGAAGTGAGTGTGATCAAGGAAGCGATGAAACCTCAATTGCCGATTTCCTCATCGACAACGATCATCAAGACAATTTGTTGGCTTGTGATGATGAGTCCAACACTACCAACTCAAAGATTCCACAAATGGAAGAAGATCACAAGAAGGTAGTTTCAACCAATAGTACTCATAACTCATCATCACCTTCTGATCATTTTCATCTTTCATCGGAGAAATTCGATCCTCTAGATAACCTTTTGGATGTGGAGCTCAAGAAAATGGCTTCCTTTCTTGGACTTGAAAATGATTGA